Proteins encoded together in one Larus michahellis chromosome 4, bLarMic1.1, whole genome shotgun sequence window:
- the LOC141742710 gene encoding cytosolic 5'-nucleotidase 1A-like, translating into MAEPESTIINTNVKQKDPSEALVIAVTTRAIFNLEEEHKLYMEKGKEEYIRHQQANQDKPLPPGTAFAFIQAVQYVNEKILESNPAEKDLFDILVLSNNSPESGMRIINSAKHYGLEISKFCFVSDEDSTQYLKSHRVKLFLSADRTDVCNALRRGVSSALVFQQEVQAPSTPLRVVFDGDAVLFSDETDQVFREQGLEGALQYERAMEAVPMGEGPLKAFAMHLGKMRKKFSQEKSPIRTYLVTARSGRDMGIRAIKTLREWGLAIDEAFFMDGAPKGPILAQIQPHIFFDDGLHNIQGARDVGVPSAWVPSCC; encoded by the exons ATGGCAGAGCCTGAAAGCACAATCATAAACACCAACGTGAAACAG AAAGACCCTAGTGAGGCACTGGTTATTGCGGTGACCACCAGAGCCATCTTCAACCTGGAGGAAGAGCACAAGCTCTACATGGAGAAGGGCAAGGAGGAGTACATAAGGCACCAGCAGGCCAACCAGGACAAGCCTCTGCcaccaggcacggctttcgccTTCATCCAG GCGGTGCAGTATGTGAACGAGAAGATCCTGGAGAGCAACCCAGCAGAGAAGGACCTCTTTGACATCCTGGTGCTCTCCAACAACAGCCCTGAGAGCGGAATGCGCATCATCAACAGCGCCAAGCACTACG GCCTGGAGATCTCAAAGTTCTGCTTCGTCAGCGACGAGGACTCCACGCAGTACCTGAAGTCCCACAGGGTCAAGCTCTTCCTCTCGGCTGACAGGACAGACGTCTGCAATGCCCTCCGGAGAG GGGTCTCGTCAGCGCTCGTCTTCCAGCAGGAGGTGCAGGCTCCCAGCACCCCGCTCCGTGTGGTGTTCGATGGGGACGCCGTGCTCTTCTCTGATGAGACAGACCAGGTCTTCcgggagcaggggctggagggggcacTGCAGTACGAGCGGGCGATGGAGGCCGTGCCCATGGGAGAG GGTCCCCTGAAGGCTTTTGCCATGCACCTTGGGAAGATGCGCAAGAAGTTCAGCCAGGAAAAATCCCCCATCCGCACTTACCTGGTGACTGCCCGCAGTGGCCGGGACATGGGCATCCGAGCCATCAAGACGCTTCGGGAGTGGGGTCTGGCCATTGACGAGGCTTTTTTCATGGACGGGGCTCCCAAGGGCCCCATCCTCGCCCAGATCCAGCCCCACATTTTTTTTGACGATGGCCTTCATAACATCCAGGGGGCTCGAGATGTGGGTGTACCCTCTGCCTGGGTCCCTTCCTGCTGCTGA
- the SYT8 gene encoding synaptotagmin-8 yields MAVAATKGRATASRLTSSPMAMATTAQPGFLGGWLSQIPLPKWALIAVAVAAAVLLLLFLICIIRCCCCKKKPKKKERVNLHAVSSSTTASLVQPEMEDLERGVEPTGRGKLQYSLEYNFRAQELKVGVKQAAELKAMDSGGTSDPYVIVYLTSDRKKKYETKVYRKTLNPVFNETFTFLVPQAEVPESTLVMQIYDFNRFAKHNIIGEVRLPLASVSLQHVIEQWSDLAVASKVEEEQLGEICFSLRYVPSTGKLTVLILEAKKLKQMDSDGLSDPFVKVHLILNRKKWKKKTTSVKKNTLSPYFNEMFVFEVPFSQIQNVDVVISVWDHDKVTKNEPIGKLFLGCRATGNQLRHWSDMLSNPRRPLAQWHSLQPPDVVDKALGLKSHLKLPLPPR; encoded by the exons ATGGCGGTGGCAGCCACGAAAGGCAGGGCGACGGCCTCCCGgctcaccagcagccccatggccaTGGCCACCACGGCTCAGCCGGGCTTCCTGGGTGGCTGGCTTAGCCAGATCCCAT TACCCAAATGGGCGCTCATCGCTGTGGCTGTGGCAGCggctgttctcctcctcctcttcctcatctgcATCATCAGGTGCTGCTGTTGCAAGAAGAAGCCCAAGAAGAAGGAGAGAGTCAACTTGCATGCTGTCAGCAGCTCCACCACGGCCAGCCTC gtCCAGCCCGAGATGGAGGACCTGGAGAGGGGTGTGGAACCGACAGGGCGAGGAAAGCTGCAGTACTCCCTGGAGTACAACTTCCGTGCGCAGGAG CTGAAAGTCGGCGTGAAGCAGGCAGCCGAGCTGAAGGCCATGGACAGCGGAGGTACATCCGATCCATACGTGATCGTCTACCTAACGTCTGATAGGAAGAAGAAGTATGAGACCAAGGTTTACCGCAAGACCCTGAACCCCGTCTTCAATGAGACCTTCACTTTCCTG GTACCCCAGGCAGAGGTGCCTGAATCCACACTGGTGATGCAGATCTATGACTTCAACCGCTTTGCTAAGCACAACATCATCGGTGAGGTCCGGCTGCCCCTGGCCAGCGTCAGCCTGCAGCATGTCATTGAGCAGTGGAGTGACCTGGCGGTAGCCAGTAAAGTGGAG GAAGAGCAACTGGGTGAGATCTGCTTCTCGCTGCGCTATGTCCCCAGCACTGGCAAGCTGACGGTGCTCATCCTGGAAGCCAAGAAGCTGAAGCAGATGGACTCTGATGGGCTCTCAG ATCCTTTTGTTAAGGTGCATCTCATCCTGAacaggaagaaatggaagaagaagaCGACAAGTGTGAAGAAAAATACCTTAAGCCCTTACTTCAATGAGATGTTTGTTTTTGAGGTGCCTTTCAGTCAGATCCAG AACGTGGACGTGGTCATCTCCGTCTGGGATCATGACAAAGTGACCAAGAATGAGCCCATTGGCAAACTCTTCCTGGGCTGCCGGGCCACAGGCAACCAGCTGCGGCACTGGTCCGACATGCTGTCCAACCCACGCCGGCCCCTTGCCCAGtggcacagcctgcagcccccagatgtggtTGACAAAGCCCTGGGGCTGAAGTCCCACCTCAAGCTGCCCCTGCCACCCAGATAG